A window of the Plutella xylostella chromosome 11, ilPluXylo3.1, whole genome shotgun sequence genome harbors these coding sequences:
- the LOC125489134 gene encoding zinc finger protein ZFP2-like isoform X1, translating to MEDGMDIEEHDLLNNPTVRSVFPDLAVLKQEIIDFDISEVAAPESFTTPEVPKRYENENQLHNLMVYSRDHPTECSTQDLDVKPDHLCTDMDDTITVKRNSFTEFDEVETEIKKESENVVANELPFYGNRIILGKIQVDESDEEREIDAPGDCNNVVNNKTNNDQDLAVSIYTDENRSMRITKQYYEMEKYLRAKIILTNCYTTLLNHNCYCAQCAVLFPTTEAYSEHYTSTHTETTNSTKASASPVTHKKRNNPREKVFVCDTCKKTCDRKSILIKHMLVHTGERPFECDICKKTFNQRSAMKRHKLLHTGEKPFRCDICTKSFNQRGTLKTHKLLHTAAKLFQCEECKKNYKYVWALKRHKLIHSKISREKPFQCDICKKSYYQISHLKSHKLVHTGEKPFECDICKKIFKQIRNLKKHKLLHTCENPFQCETCKKTFRYISALKQHQLIHTGEKPFQCDICKKKFRLPHTLKEHKLIHTGEKPFQCKICTKIFNQRGYLNKHMLIHTGGKPFDCDICMKIFRHKFSLKAHKLFHTGEMPFQCDICTKSFNHRSNHKRHMLTHTEAKPFQCETCKKNFKHVSDLKRHKLIHSGEKPFQCEICTKTFNRRSHLKRHVLLHTAAQLYDSEESEKCEIRET from the coding sequence AATCCTTTACAACGCCGGAAGTACCAAAGAgatatgaaaacgaaaatcaACTACACAATTTAATGGTCTACAGTAGGGATCATCCTACCGAGTGCTCCACTCAAGACCTGGATGTGAAACCTGACCACCTGTGTACTGACATGGATGACACAATAACTGTCAAGCGCAACAGTTTTACAGAATTTGATGAagttgaaactgaaatcaagaAGGAATCAGAGAATGTTGTAGCAAATgaattgccattttacggaaACAGAATTATTCTTGGCAAGATACAAGTAGACGAGTCTGATGAAGAACGAGAAATTGATGCACCAGGTGACTGTAATAATGTTgttaacaacaaaacaaacaatgatCAAGATTTGGCAGTGTCAATATACACTGATGAAAATAGAAGCATGAGGATAACTAAACAGTATTatgaaatggaaaaatatttgagagcGAAAATTATTCTAACAAACTGTTATACAACTCTATTGAACCATAACTGttactgtgctcagtgtgcAGTGTTGTTCCCCACCACTGAAGCGTATAGTGAACATTACACGAGCACACACACCGAGACCACTAACTCAACTAAAGCCTCGGCTTCTCCTGTGAcacataaaaaaagaaataaccCACGTGAAAAGGTATTTGTGTGTGACACCTGCAAGAAAACATGCGACAGAAAAAGTATATTAATAAAGCACATGTTAGTTCACACTGGAGAAAGGCCATTtgagtgtgacatttgcaagaAAACCTTCAATCAGCGAAGTGCTATGAAAAGACACAAGTTACTTCACACTGGGGAAAAGCCCTTCCGgtgtgacatttgcacgaAATCATTTAACCAAAGAGGTACTCTTAAGACGCACAAGTTACTTCACACTGCAGCAAAATTATTCCAGTGTGAAGAATGCaagaaaaactataaatatgtatgggcTTTAAAACGACACAAGTTAATTCACTCTAAAATTTCACGCGAAAAGCCattccagtgtgacatttgcaagaAATCATATTACCAAATAAGTCATTTGAAGAGCCACAAGTTAgttcacactggcgaaaagccattcgaatgtgacatttgcaagaaaatatttaaacaaataagaaATTTAAAGAAACACAAGTTACTTCACACGTGCGAAAACCCATTCCAGTGCGAAACTTGCAAGAAAACATTCAGATATATATCGGCTTTAAAACAACACCAATTAATTCACACTGGGGAAAAGCCCttccagtgtgacatttgcaagaAAAAATTTAGGCTTCCGCACACATTGAAAGAACATAAGTTAATTCACACTGGGGAAAAGCCCTTCCAGTGTAAAATTTGCACGAAAATATTTAACCAGAGAGGTTATCTCAacaagcatatgttaattcaCACTGGGGGAAAACCTTTCGATTGTGACATTTGCATGAAAATATTTAGGCATAAGTTCTCTTTGAAAGCACACAAGTTATTTCACACTGGGGAAATGCCattccagtgtgacatttgcacgaAATCATTTAACCATAGAAGTAATCATAAGAGGCATATGTTAACTCACACTGAAGCTAAACCATTCCAATGTGAAACTTGCaagaaaaactttaaacatgtATCGGATTTAAAACGACACAAGTTGAttcactctggcgaaaagccattcCAGTGTGAAATTTGCACGAAAACATTTAACCGAAGAAGTCATTTGAAGAGGCACGTGTTACTTCACACTGCAGCACAGCTATATGATTCTGAGGAGTCTGAAAAATGTGAGATCCGGGAAACATGA